One part of the Rutidosis leptorrhynchoides isolate AG116_Rl617_1_P2 chromosome 1, CSIRO_AGI_Rlap_v1, whole genome shotgun sequence genome encodes these proteins:
- the LOC139849682 gene encoding uncharacterized protein — protein sequence MAIVLRYVNAQGLVKERFVGLVHHATIECFNTVLDMQIQEFDDRFSEASTELLFCMSALSPRDSFSMFNSSKLRRLCEFYPKDFNSTDMIELEGELEIYHQRLSLVLPVATATVERCFSSMKIVKSNLRNRIGEEFLNACVICAVEREALAEVKDEDVIERFNHLRLRRGKY from the exons ATGGCTATTGTGTTACGATATGTTAATGCACAAGGACTTGTTAAAGAGAGATTTGTGGGCCTTGTTCAT CATGCAACAATAGAGTGTTTTAACACCGTTTTGGATATGCAAATTCAAGAGTTTGATGATCGTTTTAGTGAAGCTAGTACTGAGTTGCTTTTTTGTATGTCAGCGTTGAGTCCACGTGATTCATTCTCGATGTTTAATTCGTCAAAACTAAGAAGGTTGTGTGAGTTTTATCCAAAAGATTTTAATAGTACGGATATGATTGAACTTGAGGGTGAACTTGAAATATACCATCAAAGG CTATCATTGGTGTTACCCGTTGCGACAGCGACAGTTGAACGATGTTTTTCGTCAATGAAAATTGTAAAGTCGAACCTACGCAATCGTATTGGAGAGGAGTTTCTCAATGCTTGTGTAATTTGTGCGGTCGAAAGAGAAGCTCTAGCCGAAGTTAAAGATGAAGATGTAATTGAGCGTTTTAATCATTTGCGTTTACGTAGAGGAAAATACTAG
- the LOC139885760 gene encoding basic blue protein-like yields the protein MAEGRGSVVAATAVLCLLVVAFQCEVSQAATFVVGDKNGWMFNLSGWPTGKNFKAGDVLVFNYPKGAHNVVAVNKAGYDGCSASPSNAKVYSTGADRIKLVKGLNNFICTIPGHCDSGMKIQVMAS from the exons ATGGCTGAGGGAAGAGGCAGTGTGGTGGCGGCAACGGCAGTTCTCTGCCTGCTTGTTGTCGCGTTTCAGTGTGAGGTATCTCAGGCTGCCACTTTTGTCGTTGGGGATAAAAATGGTTGGATGTTTAACCTCTCTGGTTGGCCAACAGGCAAGAATTTCAAGGCTGGTGACGTTCTTG TGTTCAACTACCCAAAAGGAGCACACAACGTGGTAGCAGTGAACAAAGCAGGGTACGATGGGTGCAGTGCTAGCCCAAGCAATGCAAAGGTGTATTCAACTGGAGCTGACCGAATTAAACTTGTAAAGGGTCTTAACAACTTCATTTGTACTATTCCTGGCCATTGTGATTCTGGCATGAAGATTCAAGTCATGGCTTcttaa
- the LOC139885759 gene encoding sterol 3-beta-glucosyltransferase UGT80B1 isoform X2 translates to MASKRRQPKAVFMAFGTKGDVYPIAAIAAALACDQVQYDVIFITHSAHEDLRDHLSMKKVSWFSVSSPPALSPCEDNNSGSANLSFNEEKRILTREHRQECVVIIESIFGDSPVMEGDLVIINFFALEGWSLAELFNVCCVIAAPYVVPYSAPSSFERKFSKELPLLYEYLQAAPSDKICWKDVIHWMWPLFTEEWGTWRATELKLSPLPFTDPVTGCPMWHSRPASPLLLYGFSKEVVECPGYWPSNVHVCGFWSLPMEWQFSCEECAAISVLTSSDNFKVKAKLCSLHTELQHFLNAPTSLPPVFIGLSSVGSVIGTTNYRFILLTSGYGPLDDATRELAAKTSSLSEKREFVKDGISLFGGRLYCFSGSVPYKWLFPKCAAAIHHGGSGSTAAALHAGIPQILCPFMLDQFYWAERMFWLGVSPEPLKRNQLLPNEDDEISIKEAAYDLGRAIDYALSFKAKLNASEMGQRLSSEDGVLEALQMLKATISSRSV, encoded by the exons ATGGCTTCGAAAAGAAGGCAGCCAAAGGCTGTTTTCATGGCCTTTGGGACAAAGGGCGATGTATATCCGATAGCT GCAATTGCAGCAGCTTTAGCTTGTGACCAGGTGCAGTACGATGTGATTTTTATAACACACTCTGCACATGAG GACTTAAGAGATCATCTAAGCATGAAAAAAGTTTCATGGTTTTCTGTTTCATCCCCGCCTGCTCTTTCTCCCTGTGAAGATAACAATTCAG GTTCTGCGAATCTATCCTTTAACGAAGAGAAACGGATATTGACAAGAGAACACAGACAAGAATGCGTCGTGATAATTGAAAGTATATTTGGTGATTCCCCGGTGATGGAGGGTGATCTAGTCATAATAAACTTTTTTGCATTG GAAGGTTGGAGCCTTGCTGAGCTGTTTAATGTTTGCTGTGTGATCGCAGCTCCTTATGTCGTTCCTTATAG TGCTCCTTCATCGTTTGAACGGAAATTCAGTAAAGAGCTTCCACTTCTATATGAATATCTTCAAGCAGCTCCAAGTGACAAG ATATGTTGGAAAGATGTTATCCATTGGATGTGGCCTCTGTTTACTGAGGAATGGGGAACGTGGAGAGCTACAGAACTAAAGCTTAGTCCCTTGCCTTTTACT GATCCAGTTACAGGTTGTCCAATGTGGCACAGTAGGCCCGCGTCTCCTTTGCTACT GTATGGTTTTAGCAAAGAAGTTGTAGAATGCCCTG GTTATTGGCCCTCAAATGTTCATGTTTGTGGCTTCTGGAGTCTTCCTATGGAGTGGCAGTTCTCATGTGAAGAATGTGCAGCAATTTCAGTCTTGACGTCTTCAGATAATTTTAAGGTGAAAGCTAAATTGTGCTCACTTCATACTGAACTGCAACACTTTTTAAATGCTCCAACATCACTACCACCAGTTTTCATAGGTTTGAGTTCTGTTGGAAG TGTTATAGGTACAACCAATTACCGTTTTATTCTTTTAACATCTGGATATGGACCTCTTGATGATGCAACAAGAGAGCTTGCTGCGAAAACATCATCACTCTCAGAAAAACGAGAATTTGTTAAAGATGGAATTTCTCTTTTCGGTGGCCGCCTTTACTGTTTCTCAGG TTCTGTACCTTACAAGTGGCTTTTTCCAAAATGTGCTGCTGCTATTCATCACGGGGGCAG CGGATCAACAGCAGCAGCTTTGCATGCTGGAATTCCACAG ATATTGTGCCCGTTTATGCTGGATCAATTTTACTGGGCAGAGAGGATGTTTTGGCTTGGTGTTTCACCGGAACCCCTAAAGAGAAATCAGTTGCTTCCAAATGAGGATGATGAGATTAGCATAAAGGAAGCTGCATATGATCTTGGCAGGGCAATTGATTACGCTTTATCTTTTAAAGCCAAACTAAATGCCTCTGAAATGGGTCAAAGGTTGTCTTCTGAG GATGGCGTGTTGGAAGCACTGCAAATGCTGAAAGCAACTATTTCGAGCCGGTCTGTATAA
- the LOC139885759 gene encoding sterol 3-beta-glucosyltransferase UGT80A2 isoform X1, with translation MASKRRQPKAVFMAFGTKGDVYPIAAIAAALACDQVQYDVIFITHSAHEDLRDHLSMKKVSWFSVSSPPALSPCEDNNSGSANLSFNEEKRILTREHRQECVVIIESIFGDSPVMEGDLVIINFFALEGWSLAELFNVCCVIAAPYVVPYSAPSSFERKFSKELPLLYEYLQAAPSDKICWKDVIHWMWPLFTEEWGTWRATELKLSPLPFTDPVTGCPMWHSRPASPLLLYGFSKEVVECPGYWPSNVHVCGFWSLPMEWQFSCEECAAISVLTSSDNFKVKAKLCSLHTELQHFLNAPTSLPPVFIGLSSVGSMGFMKKPHVLLRILQSVIGTTNYRFILLTSGYGPLDDATRELAAKTSSLSEKREFVKDGISLFGGRLYCFSGSVPYKWLFPKCAAAIHHGGSGSTAAALHAGIPQILCPFMLDQFYWAERMFWLGVSPEPLKRNQLLPNEDDEISIKEAAYDLGRAIDYALSFKAKLNASEMGQRLSSEDGVLEALQMLKATISSRSV, from the exons ATGGCTTCGAAAAGAAGGCAGCCAAAGGCTGTTTTCATGGCCTTTGGGACAAAGGGCGATGTATATCCGATAGCT GCAATTGCAGCAGCTTTAGCTTGTGACCAGGTGCAGTACGATGTGATTTTTATAACACACTCTGCACATGAG GACTTAAGAGATCATCTAAGCATGAAAAAAGTTTCATGGTTTTCTGTTTCATCCCCGCCTGCTCTTTCTCCCTGTGAAGATAACAATTCAG GTTCTGCGAATCTATCCTTTAACGAAGAGAAACGGATATTGACAAGAGAACACAGACAAGAATGCGTCGTGATAATTGAAAGTATATTTGGTGATTCCCCGGTGATGGAGGGTGATCTAGTCATAATAAACTTTTTTGCATTG GAAGGTTGGAGCCTTGCTGAGCTGTTTAATGTTTGCTGTGTGATCGCAGCTCCTTATGTCGTTCCTTATAG TGCTCCTTCATCGTTTGAACGGAAATTCAGTAAAGAGCTTCCACTTCTATATGAATATCTTCAAGCAGCTCCAAGTGACAAG ATATGTTGGAAAGATGTTATCCATTGGATGTGGCCTCTGTTTACTGAGGAATGGGGAACGTGGAGAGCTACAGAACTAAAGCTTAGTCCCTTGCCTTTTACT GATCCAGTTACAGGTTGTCCAATGTGGCACAGTAGGCCCGCGTCTCCTTTGCTACT GTATGGTTTTAGCAAAGAAGTTGTAGAATGCCCTG GTTATTGGCCCTCAAATGTTCATGTTTGTGGCTTCTGGAGTCTTCCTATGGAGTGGCAGTTCTCATGTGAAGAATGTGCAGCAATTTCAGTCTTGACGTCTTCAGATAATTTTAAGGTGAAAGCTAAATTGTGCTCACTTCATACTGAACTGCAACACTTTTTAAATGCTCCAACATCACTACCACCAGTTTTCATAGGTTTGAGTTCTGTTGGAAG TATGGGCTTTATGAAAAAACCTCATGTACTTCTTCGCATTCTTCAAAGTGTTATAGGTACAACCAATTACCGTTTTATTCTTTTAACATCTGGATATGGACCTCTTGATGATGCAACAAGAGAGCTTGCTGCGAAAACATCATCACTCTCAGAAAAACGAGAATTTGTTAAAGATGGAATTTCTCTTTTCGGTGGCCGCCTTTACTGTTTCTCAGG TTCTGTACCTTACAAGTGGCTTTTTCCAAAATGTGCTGCTGCTATTCATCACGGGGGCAG CGGATCAACAGCAGCAGCTTTGCATGCTGGAATTCCACAG ATATTGTGCCCGTTTATGCTGGATCAATTTTACTGGGCAGAGAGGATGTTTTGGCTTGGTGTTTCACCGGAACCCCTAAAGAGAAATCAGTTGCTTCCAAATGAGGATGATGAGATTAGCATAAAGGAAGCTGCATATGATCTTGGCAGGGCAATTGATTACGCTTTATCTTTTAAAGCCAAACTAAATGCCTCTGAAATGGGTCAAAGGTTGTCTTCTGAG GATGGCGTGTTGGAAGCACTGCAAATGCTGAAAGCAACTATTTCGAGCCGGTCTGTATAA